From [Clostridium] symbiosum, a single genomic window includes:
- a CDS encoding sigma 54-interacting transcriptional regulator, with protein MQNKIIIALRRRYHCEHARTVMQQNALSYPVYELDENDTSLKLLRRVMEQGAEILITGDVYAESIMNQLDISVVTIRRSKIPFSDSIREALKIADRAAIVWRDSDSTAAKKACRHYPDSVPFFPYQTGSDLEGIFKELRDAGFRVVIGAGTLNPYAEQYNMAVINVPYDEGDILSAVRLAEHNLHTLEERQEHAEILNTIQDNIAEGILLLDKEGQVQILNRSASHFLSTDPRTAGGLSIEKTPLACGEIRRLLTDFEDFSGKMLTIQGSHFVLEGRPVFVHNMFKSAILTMTPVEKLQNIEQQVRRQLLTHTGAAAITFNDIVGSSPALTDCIHTAQQYARVDSPVLIYGQSGTGKEMFVQSIHNASSRRNGPFVVINCAALPESLIESELFGYEKGAFTGALSGGKQGLFVQAHQGTVFLDEVSEMPLHVQARFLRVLQEHEVTPIGSLRVIPVDIRVIAATNKDLKEMVKKKMFREDLYYRISVLAMKLPPLNERGDDIELLINHFIKQKRKELKLNIRGAEPAAIQYLRSLPYPGNIRQLSNIVERAMVLSSETVLDLDSAVKAIAMSESVSSPSSYGSAETESLRSLRSVDSLHEEIIRSALERNGNNRKKTAEELGISTSTLYRKMKGLGIEF; from the coding sequence ATGCAGAATAAAATCATTATCGCATTGAGAAGACGCTACCACTGCGAGCACGCGCGTACAGTGATGCAACAAAACGCCCTTTCTTATCCGGTCTATGAGCTGGATGAGAATGATACGTCATTAAAACTGCTGCGCCGGGTCATGGAGCAGGGAGCCGAGATTCTTATTACGGGAGACGTATATGCGGAATCCATCATGAATCAGCTGGATATCTCGGTGGTCACCATACGCCGGAGTAAGATCCCATTTTCCGATTCGATCAGGGAGGCACTTAAGATCGCCGACCGCGCTGCCATCGTGTGGCGCGACAGCGACAGTACTGCGGCCAAGAAGGCCTGCAGACATTATCCCGATTCCGTTCCATTCTTTCCCTACCAAACGGGCAGTGACTTGGAAGGGATTTTTAAAGAACTTAGGGACGCCGGGTTTCGTGTGGTGATCGGCGCCGGGACGCTCAACCCTTATGCCGAGCAATATAACATGGCGGTCATCAATGTTCCCTATGACGAGGGAGATATTCTGTCTGCCGTGCGTCTTGCAGAGCATAACCTGCATACCTTAGAGGAGCGTCAGGAGCACGCCGAGATCCTTAATACCATTCAGGACAACATCGCCGAGGGAATTCTATTGCTTGATAAAGAAGGGCAGGTTCAGATCCTCAACCGCTCCGCCTCCCATTTTCTCAGCACAGATCCCCGCACGGCCGGCGGACTGTCTATAGAGAAGACGCCTCTGGCCTGCGGCGAGATCCGCCGTCTGCTCACAGATTTTGAGGATTTTTCGGGGAAAATGCTCACGATCCAGGGCAGTCATTTCGTACTGGAAGGTCGGCCCGTCTTTGTGCATAACATGTTTAAATCCGCCATCTTAACGATGACGCCTGTCGAAAAGCTGCAGAATATCGAGCAGCAGGTGCGCCGTCAGCTTCTCACCCATACCGGAGCTGCCGCCATTACCTTTAACGACATCGTAGGCAGCAGTCCGGCCCTCACTGACTGTATTCACACCGCCCAGCAGTACGCCAGAGTCGACAGCCCTGTGTTAATTTACGGCCAGTCGGGAACCGGTAAGGAAATGTTCGTGCAGAGCATTCACAACGCCAGCAGCCGGAGAAACGGTCCCTTTGTCGTAATCAACTGCGCCGCCCTTCCAGAGAGCCTCATCGAAAGTGAGTTGTTTGGCTATGAAAAGGGCGCGTTCACAGGGGCATTAAGCGGCGGAAAACAGGGACTTTTTGTGCAGGCCCATCAGGGAACTGTGTTCCTCGACGAAGTCAGCGAGATGCCGCTGCATGTCCAGGCCAGGTTTCTGCGGGTGCTGCAGGAACATGAGGTGACACCCATCGGAAGTCTCCGGGTCATTCCGGTTGATATCCGCGTGATTGCCGCCACCAACAAAGATTTAAAAGAAATGGTCAAGAAAAAGATGTTCCGGGAAGACTTGTATTACCGCATCAGCGTATTGGCGATGAAGCTCCCGCCACTGAATGAACGCGGCGATGATATAGAGCTTCTTATCAATCATTTTATTAAACAGAAGCGGAAAGAATTAAAATTAAATATAAGAGGAGCGGAACCGGCCGCAATCCAATATCTGCGCTCCCTGCCTTACCCCGGAAATATCCGTCAGCTTTCTAATATTGTGGAGCGGGCTATGGTTTTAAGCAGTGAAACCGTGTTGGATCTGGACTCTGCCGTCAAGGCGATCGCCATGTCGGAGAGCGTCTCGTCCCCGTCTTCTTACGGCAGCGCGGAAACAGAAAGTCTCCGCTCGCTCCGCAGTGTCGACAGCCTGCATGAGGAGATTATACGGAGCGCATTGGAGAGGAATGGAAATAACCGTAAAAAGACGGCGGAGGAATTAGGGATCAGTACGAGTACGCTGTATCGGAAGATGAAAGGGTTGGGGATTGAATTTTGA
- a CDS encoding glucose PTS transporter subunit IIA: MKDKIFGVLQRIGRSFMLPIAVLPVAGLLLGIGSSFTNETTIATYRLGAFLGNGTILHGLLVIMSKAGSAIFDNLPIIFAIGVAIGMARAEKEVAALSAAIAFFVMNVSISAVLEVAGKILPDGSISPDVLEGTIASVCGIQTLQMGVFGGIIVGLGVAALHNRFHKIQLPNALSFFGGSRFVPIISTLVYVFVGIALYFLWPPVQNAIFALGGLVTGTGYLGTLVFGIVKRALIPFGLHHVFYLPFWQTAVGGTMMVDGSLIQGGQNIFFAQLASPDVVHFSADATRYFSGEFIFMIFGLPGAALAMYRQAKPEHKKAAGGLLLSAALTCMLTGITEPIEFSFLFVAPMLFAVQVILAGSAYMIAHILNIAVGLTFSGGFLDLLLFGILQGNAKTSWLWIIPAGVVYFFLYYLIFSFLIKKFNLKTPGREDTGEETRLYTKADVKAGKNGRGENAGNKREQKDRAVSDRNRVIAKGLGGKDNISDVDCCATRLRCTVLDSARVREDVLKATGSSGVIKRGNAVQIIYGPNVTVIKAEFEEYLRDLEETGADKISGDEISGDETGGNQTNGNPVRENQKQEHGTQKIRRLYSPFNGRALPITEAPDPAFADKMMGDGYLVVPENGEVIAPEDGQVAFVFPTSHAIGMKTEDGIEYLIHVGIDTVKLQGRGFEVFVKDGDFVKKGDKLMQFDLQYIRERASSEYCIVVFTGLTDGQEIVNVKEGQVKAAQAVAGLKL; the protein is encoded by the coding sequence ATGAAAGACAAAATTTTCGGTGTGCTTCAGCGTATCGGGCGCAGCTTCATGCTGCCGATTGCGGTTCTGCCTGTGGCGGGGCTGCTGCTAGGAATCGGCAGTTCTTTTACAAATGAGACGACGATAGCCACCTACCGGCTGGGGGCGTTCCTGGGGAACGGTACAATTCTCCACGGGCTTCTTGTAATTATGAGTAAGGCCGGAAGCGCTATTTTCGACAATCTTCCTATTATATTTGCCATCGGCGTCGCCATTGGAATGGCGCGGGCGGAGAAGGAGGTGGCGGCCCTTTCGGCGGCTATTGCATTTTTTGTTATGAATGTATCGATCAGCGCCGTGCTGGAGGTTGCAGGGAAGATTCTCCCCGACGGCAGTATTTCACCGGATGTGCTGGAAGGGACGATTGCAAGCGTGTGCGGCATTCAGACACTGCAGATGGGAGTGTTCGGAGGAATTATTGTGGGGCTTGGAGTGGCGGCTCTTCATAACCGGTTCCACAAAATCCAGTTGCCGAATGCCCTCTCTTTCTTCGGCGGTTCGCGTTTTGTTCCAATTATATCAACACTTGTTTACGTATTTGTCGGAATTGCACTCTATTTTCTCTGGCCTCCGGTTCAGAATGCGATTTTTGCGCTGGGCGGACTGGTGACAGGGACGGGGTATCTGGGGACGCTGGTGTTCGGTATTGTAAAGAGGGCGCTGATTCCATTTGGTCTCCACCACGTATTCTACCTTCCTTTCTGGCAGACCGCGGTCGGTGGGACGATGATGGTGGACGGCAGCCTGATCCAGGGCGGCCAGAATATCTTTTTTGCCCAGCTTGCCTCACCCGATGTGGTGCATTTCAGCGCGGATGCAACGAGATACTTTTCCGGAGAATTCATCTTTATGATTTTCGGGCTTCCCGGAGCGGCCCTGGCGATGTACAGACAGGCAAAGCCGGAGCATAAAAAAGCGGCGGGCGGCCTTCTTCTGTCGGCGGCGCTGACCTGTATGCTGACCGGTATCACGGAACCCATCGAATTCTCTTTCCTCTTTGTGGCGCCGATGCTGTTCGCGGTTCAGGTGATCCTTGCGGGTTCGGCCTATATGATTGCCCACATCCTGAATATCGCGGTGGGCCTTACATTTTCCGGCGGTTTTCTGGATCTGCTTCTGTTCGGAATTCTGCAGGGCAATGCAAAAACGAGCTGGCTGTGGATTATACCGGCGGGAGTGGTTTATTTCTTCCTGTATTATCTTATCTTCAGTTTCCTTATTAAAAAGTTCAATCTGAAGACACCGGGACGGGAGGATACGGGCGAAGAAACCAGGCTGTATACCAAGGCGGACGTCAAAGCCGGTAAGAACGGACGGGGAGAAAACGCCGGCAATAAGAGAGAACAAAAAGACCGCGCCGTTTCCGACCGCAACCGGGTGATTGCGAAGGGCCTGGGCGGAAAAGATAACATTTCCGATGTGGACTGCTGCGCCACCAGACTGCGCTGCACGGTTTTAGATTCCGCCAGGGTGCGGGAGGACGTTTTGAAGGCAACCGGCTCCTCCGGAGTCATTAAACGAGGTAACGCGGTCCAGATTATTTACGGACCTAATGTTACGGTGATAAAAGCAGAGTTTGAGGAATACCTGAGGGATTTAGAGGAAACCGGCGCGGATAAAATCAGTGGGGATGAAATCAGCGGGGATGAAACCGGCGGAAATCAAACTAACGGAAATCCGGTGCGTGAGAATCAAAAACAGGAGCATGGAACGCAGAAAATCCGACGCTTATATTCCCCGTTTAACGGACGTGCACTCCCGATCACGGAGGCTCCGGATCCCGCGTTTGCAGATAAAATGATGGGAGACGGATATCTGGTGGTTCCGGAGAACGGCGAAGTCATTGCACCGGAGGACGGGCAGGTGGCGTTTGTATTCCCGACCAGTCATGCGATTGGGATGAAGACGGAGGACGGCATCGAATATCTGATCCATGTCGGTATAGATACCGTAAAACTTCAGGGCAGGGGATTCGAAGTTTTCGTAAAGGACGGAGATTTTGTGAAAAAGGGTGACAAACTGATGCAGTTTGATTTACAATACATCAGGGAACGTGCGTCATCTGAATACTGTATTGTTGTGTTCACCGGACTCACGGACGGCCAGGAAATTGTGAATGTAAAAGAGGGGCAGGTTAAGGCCGCACAGGCGGTGGCCGGACTGAAGCTCTGA
- the asnA gene encoding aspartate--ammonia ligase, whose protein sequence is MEHLIVPAGYEPAIDLRETQIAIKIIKDFFQRELAKQLNLTRVSAPLFVLPESGLNDNLNGVERPVQFGILEQEDRLAEIVHSLAKWKRMALKDYGFGNGEGLYTDMSAIRRDEDTDNIHSIYVDQWDWEKIINKEERTRENLEQIVKAVYKALKVTEDYMAYEYEYIGRYLPDHIEFVTTQQLEDMYPDSTPKEREYKIAKLHKAVFIEQIGDKLASGEKHDGRAPDYDDWKLNGDIIVYYPVLDIALELSSMGIRVDEEALKEQLKKAGCEERAELPFQKALLNGELPYTVGGGIGQSRICMFFLRKAHIGEVQASIWPDGIRREAEKHNIHLL, encoded by the coding sequence ATGGAGCATTTAATTGTGCCGGCGGGATATGAGCCGGCGATCGACCTTAGGGAAACCCAGATTGCAATTAAGATTATTAAAGATTTTTTCCAGAGGGAGCTGGCAAAGCAGTTGAATCTGACCAGGGTGTCCGCCCCTCTGTTCGTTTTGCCCGAATCGGGACTTAACGACAACTTAAACGGTGTGGAGCGTCCGGTTCAGTTCGGGATTCTGGAGCAGGAGGACCGCCTTGCGGAGATTGTCCACTCCCTGGCAAAGTGGAAACGCATGGCCCTCAAGGATTACGGCTTTGGCAACGGAGAAGGCCTGTACACTGATATGAGCGCCATCAGAAGGGATGAGGATACGGACAATATCCATTCCATCTATGTTGACCAGTGGGACTGGGAAAAGATCATTAATAAGGAAGAAAGAACCAGGGAAAATCTGGAACAGATCGTGAAAGCGGTTTATAAAGCGCTGAAGGTGACGGAAGATTACATGGCTTACGAGTATGAGTATATTGGAAGATATCTGCCCGATCACATTGAATTTGTCACCACCCAGCAGCTGGAAGACATGTACCCCGACAGTACCCCGAAGGAAAGGGAGTACAAAATTGCGAAATTACATAAAGCGGTCTTCATCGAGCAGATCGGCGACAAACTGGCCTCGGGTGAGAAACATGACGGACGTGCGCCGGACTACGACGACTGGAAACTGAATGGAGATATTATCGTATATTACCCTGTCCTGGACATTGCCCTGGAGCTTTCTTCGATGGGTATCAGGGTGGATGAGGAGGCTCTGAAAGAGCAGCTTAAAAAGGCCGGATGCGAGGAGAGGGCGGAACTGCCGTTCCAGAAGGCCCTTTTAAACGGAGAACTTCCGTACACGGTCGGAGGCGGTATCGGACAGTCCAGAATCTGTATGTTCTTCCTCAGGAAAGCGCATATTGGCGAGGTTCAGGCGTCCATCTGGCCGGATGGAATACGCAGGGAAGCGGAGAAACACAATATACATCTGCTGTAA
- the lpdA gene encoding dihydrolipoyl dehydrogenase, which produces MTDQYDVIIVGAGPGGYTAAAKAAGFGMNVALIEQGELGGVCVNTGCVPAKAMLQASAVYGDLKHASRFGISVDSVGFDLKRMQVYKDESVEEYRSMIRSLLNRKNVTLIQGTAKLHKGNVVEVEGTDGSFSCVGKNVILATGAEPAIPDIPGVDLPQVLTSRDILRADEWHFDRLVIIGGGVIGIEIATIFSALGSRVTLLEKSSKLLETMDPMISDQLEESLRSKGIDVICNASVMEIRSRGDDSVAVSYREEGSWQEIAADRILLAVGRKPDMKKVLAEDCQVELKDGKPVVKGTYRTTQENVYAIGDTVAKMRLAHVAAAQATYVIEHLTGKGHRMQLTVVPNGMFVVLPVVPTCIYTDPEIAAVGFTEEDARQYNMKVKCGQAFMGINGKAILARKKAGFIRLIFEAYTDTLVGAQIMCPRATDMIGEMATAIANGLTAYQLSTAMRAHPTYSETISLAIEDALKSYG; this is translated from the coding sequence ATGACGGACCAATACGATGTAATCATAGTCGGAGCAGGCCCCGGAGGCTACACGGCTGCGGCAAAAGCAGCCGGTTTTGGCATGAATGTGGCATTGATAGAACAGGGAGAGCTGGGTGGAGTCTGTGTAAACACAGGCTGTGTCCCGGCCAAGGCCATGCTGCAGGCATCCGCTGTCTACGGAGATTTGAAGCACGCATCACGATTTGGGATCAGCGTGGATTCGGTCGGCTTTGATTTAAAGAGAATGCAGGTGTACAAAGATGAATCGGTGGAAGAGTACAGGAGCATGATCCGTTCCCTTCTGAACCGGAAAAATGTTACGCTGATTCAGGGAACCGCAAAATTACATAAGGGCAATGTTGTGGAAGTGGAGGGAACGGACGGTTCCTTTTCCTGTGTTGGAAAGAATGTGATCCTGGCTACGGGAGCGGAGCCGGCGATTCCCGATATCCCGGGCGTCGATTTGCCCCAGGTGCTGACAAGCCGTGATATTCTCCGGGCGGACGAATGGCATTTTGACCGTCTTGTCATCATCGGAGGCGGCGTAATCGGCATCGAGATCGCAACGATTTTCTCGGCGCTTGGTTCCAGGGTGACGTTACTTGAAAAGAGCAGTAAACTTCTCGAAACCATGGACCCGATGATTTCCGACCAGTTGGAGGAATCCCTGCGCTCGAAGGGAATCGATGTGATATGCAATGCCTCCGTGATGGAGATACGCAGCCGCGGGGATGACAGCGTGGCGGTCAGCTACCGCGAGGAGGGCTCGTGGCAGGAAATCGCGGCGGACCGCATTCTCCTGGCAGTCGGCAGGAAACCCGATATGAAGAAGGTCCTGGCGGAGGACTGCCAGGTGGAATTAAAAGACGGGAAACCGGTGGTCAAGGGAACCTACAGGACGACGCAGGAGAACGTGTATGCCATCGGTGACACGGTTGCGAAGATGCGTCTCGCCCATGTGGCGGCGGCCCAGGCCACCTATGTGATCGAGCATCTGACCGGGAAGGGCCACAGGATGCAGCTCACCGTCGTGCCCAACGGAATGTTTGTCGTGCTACCGGTTGTCCCGACCTGTATTTATACAGATCCGGAGATAGCGGCAGTCGGATTCACCGAGGAAGATGCAAGACAGTATAATATGAAGGTAAAATGCGGCCAGGCATTTATGGGAATCAACGGAAAGGCGATTCTGGCGAGGAAGAAGGCCGGATTTATCCGCCTAATCTTCGAAGCATATACGGATACCCTGGTGGGAGCGCAGATTATGTGCCCGAGAGCGACCGACATGATCGGGGAGATGGCCACGGCTATCGCCAATGGTCTGACGGCCTACCAGCTTTCCACGGCAATGAGGGCGCACCCTACCTACAGCGAGACGATATCACTCGCCATTGAGGATGCCCTGAAAAGCTACGGATGA